The genomic DNA AACTTCCCTTGGCGCCTCTTTTTTCCCGGAGTTTAAAAAACCGATAAAAAAAAGTTTGGAGCTTTTGGCGAAAAACCAAACCGAATTCGGATTGGTGCCGAACTGCGTCGGCTCTTATAATACAGACCGGCAGTCGGATATTACTTTTAACTCTTTGGACGCGCCGCTTTGGTATATTATCGGCCATTATTTCTACGCAAAAAATTATTTGGACAAGTCATTGCTGAAAAAACACAAAAATAATATTGCCAAGGCCCTTTTTTGGTTAAAATGCCAAGATCCGGACAATTTGGGTCTTATCGTCCAGCAGCCCACGATGGATTGGCAAGACGCCTTTCCCCATAAATACGGTTATACTATTTACGCCCAATCTTTATTTTACGCCGCGCTGAAATTTTTGGGCGAGCTTAAATCGGCGGAAGCGGTAAAAAAGACTATTAATGGAGAAAAGCGGGCTTACGCCGCGCTTTATGATAAAAAACTCGGTTATTACTATCCCTGGGGGTGGAAAAATCATGACGGCGACCGCGAACACGAAGAATGGTTTGATACAGCCGGCAATTTATTGGCTGTTATTACCGGCTTGGCCACTCCGGCCATTGCTTTAAACATTCTTAAGTTTATAGAAAAGGCTAAAATCAACAAGCCCTATCCTTGCAAGGCGATTTGGCCCCCGCTCAAAAAGGGCGGGCCGGGATGGCATTCTTATTTTGAGAAATGCGACGCGCGTGAGCCGTATAATTATTTAAACGCCGGCATCTGGCCGTTTATCGGCGGACTTTACGTTGTTGCCTTGATAAAGATGAAAAAATACGCTTTGGCGGAAAAAGAATTGGTTAATTTGGCAAAAGCCAATCTCGCCGTTATCAAAAATCCGGAATCGCCTTCGTATATTATAACCAAAAATAAAAAACGTTTGTTTCGCGGAGAGTTGGTTAAATTGCGCCGCAAGGAATTCAATGAATGGCTTCATGGCAAAACCGGCGCGCCGATGGGAGAGCCATTCCAGGGCTGGTCTGCCGGAACTTATGTTTACGCCTATAAGTGTTTGGAGAGAAAAAAGGTTTTGATTTTTTAAATAATAATTCAGCGGTATATTCAAAACGGCCCCGCCTTTCATTAAGGGCAGAGCCGTTTTGAATTTTGGAATTTATATTATCAATTCAGTTTTATTTTTTCTTTGATCATTTCGAGCGCTTGCTTGGCGACATCTGTGTATTGAAAATTCGCCATTGCGTGCTTATGCGCCTCTTCTCCCATTTTTTCCCGCAACTTGTCATCGGTTAAAAGTATTTTCAAATATTTAACTAGATCCGGAACGCTCGCGCGATAAGCCAAGACTTTTGGCTCATCAAAAATAATTTTATGGTCGGCGTCAAAGCCCATGGATTCATAGGCCCATTCCTCGGTTAGTTTTATTTCCTCGCCGACCGCCGCCAAAAATCCGGTTTTGCCGTGAATAATCGTATCAACCGGACCGCCAACGTCAATAGACAGGACCGGCCGGCCGCAAGCCTCGGCTTCCATTTGGATCATGCCGAAGCCTTCAAGCCGCGACGGGGCCGCGTAAACGTCGCAGGCCGCGATTAAATAAGGCATAAAGTCATGGGAAAAAGCGCCGGAAAGATAAATAATTTTATGGGAGGGGATGCCCAACCTGTCAATTAACAACCGCTCTTCTTCTCCGTGAATTTCAGCTGACTCCGAATCCCAATGTTTCATTACATATTTCCAATCTTTAAATTCCTTGTCTATTTCCGCCAAGGCTTTTAACATTTCTTGCGCTCCCTTGGACGTAACGTCGCCGCCGATAGTCAAAATCATTTTTTCGTGCGGCTGAATATTGAGCAGGCGCCGCAATTCTTGAATTTTTTGGTCGTTGCGCGACATTGGCCTTATTTCCTTGGGATCAAAACCGATCGGCAAAGTTTCAAAATTTTTTGTGTCCACGCCGTCGCGTTTATAGGTTCCGGTTACCCAGTTTGAAGTTGTGAAAACCAGGGGCAGGGAACCTAAAATATTTTTGTAATTTGCCACCCAACCATTGGCCACCAGCCATGGCACGGGGATAACTCCGTTTGCTTGGGGGCTTAGAACAATGTCCGGCACATAAGTCCAGCATCCGATGCCAATGGCGATATCCGGTTTAAACGCCTTTAGAACCCATTGTTTTTGAAAACTGGAAAAATAATGGCAAGGCATGACTTCAATGCCGATTTCTTTTAACCCGCGATATAATAAATTGCCCTGGATGCTTAAACCATCCGGTTCAGGAGGGTGAACATATAGAACGGCTATTTTCATAATTTTTTATGCCATTTTGAGCTTATCTGTTTACTCTCCTCCGGATAGCCTGCCTTCTCCAAGCGGGCAAAACCCATAATGACGATTAATTTTTATAACTTTTTATCTTAAATGATTCAGGATTAGCGCAATAACCCGCGTCAATTCCCTTTGCGTCAAAACCGTAAATACCGGTCATCACTCCCTTTTTTCTCTTAAATTCTTCTCCCGTCAGCGTAATAAGCAAATCGGAGTCATTTTCAGCCAGCGGGCGGGAGAATTTTTTTTTGCCGGATTTTTTATAATTGAAATAAAATATATTTTTTGGTTTTAATATTCCGCCCTTGACCAACGAATTGACTGCTTGATGGGCGCCGATATGCCTGGGGTGCCCGTATTCGCCCGTTTTTCCATGGGTAAAAATCCAGTCAAATTTCTCCCGATCCGTTTTTTTCAATTTTTTAATAATTATTTTTTTGGCAATTGGAATTGATTTTTTCAGGGACAACTTGCCTTCGTCTTCCCAGTCGGCGATTACCGCTTTGGCTTTATAATATCTGCATGTTTTTAGAAATTTTGGTTTTCTGTCGGGGTCATTTCCCCGGCACAAGGAAAAAATTGTCCATTTCACCTTTGGATGCATTGCGATAAAACCGCCCATCCAGATAGTTTCATCGTCCGGATGAGCGACAATAACCAGCGCTTTGGTATTAACAGGTTTTTTTTTCGGTTTCATACCCAGGGTTGAAATTCAAAATAACTGCTAATTTCATTTTAGCAACTTTAAAGGATAAGGCAAAGGGCTTTTGTTATTTTGGTCACGATTTGCTATAATCGAAGATAGATTTATAAATTAAGAAAAAATCTCGCGCCTTTTAATCCG from Patescibacteria group bacterium includes the following:
- a CDS encoding glycosyltransferase family 4 protein gives rise to the protein MKIAVLYVHPPEPDGLSIQGNLLYRGLKEIGIEVMPCHYFSSFQKQWVLKAFKPDIAIGIGCWTYVPDIVLSPQANGVIPVPWLVANGWVANYKNILGSLPLVFTTSNWVTGTYKRDGVDTKNFETLPIGFDPKEIRPMSRNDQKIQELRRLLNIQPHEKMILTIGGDVTSKGAQEMLKALAEIDKEFKDWKYVMKHWDSESAEIHGEEERLLIDRLGIPSHKIIYLSGAFSHDFMPYLIAACDVYAAPSRLEGFGMIQMEAEACGRPVLSIDVGGPVDTIIHGKTGFLAAVGEEIKLTEEWAYESMGFDADHKIIFDEPKVLAYRASVPDLVKYLKILLTDDKLREKMGEEAHKHAMANFQYTDVAKQALEMIKEKIKLN
- a CDS encoding glycoside hydrolase 100 family protein, translating into MDKKREAYLKAIEVLASCSKPNGFYASGLPGGYEAVWARDSMVTSLGASFFPEFKKPIKKSLELLAKNQTEFGLVPNCVGSYNTDRQSDITFNSLDAPLWYIIGHYFYAKNYLDKSLLKKHKNNIAKALFWLKCQDPDNLGLIVQQPTMDWQDAFPHKYGYTIYAQSLFYAALKFLGELKSAEAVKKTINGEKRAYAALYDKKLGYYYPWGWKNHDGDREHEEWFDTAGNLLAVITGLATPAIALNILKFIEKAKINKPYPCKAIWPPLKKGGPGWHSYFEKCDAREPYNYLNAGIWPFIGGLYVVALIKMKKYALAEKELVNLAKANLAVIKNPESPSYIITKNKKRLFRGELVKLRRKEFNEWLHGKTGAPMGEPFQGWSAGTYVYAYKCLERKKVLIF
- a CDS encoding PIG-L family deacetylase gives rise to the protein MKPKKKPVNTKALVIVAHPDDETIWMGGFIAMHPKVKWTIFSLCRGNDPDRKPKFLKTCRYYKAKAVIADWEDEGKLSLKKSIPIAKKIIIKKLKKTDREKFDWIFTHGKTGEYGHPRHIGAHQAVNSLVKGGILKPKNIFYFNYKKSGKKKFSRPLAENDSDLLITLTGEEFKRKKGVMTGIYGFDAKGIDAGYCANPESFKIKSYKN